A single region of the Colletotrichum destructivum chromosome 12, complete sequence genome encodes:
- a CDS encoding Putative HNH nuclease, with protein MELLDPAMFTPLVWSALAMAPMEQFRDLRLFEFPRIPAMMGHLKGCLPVLMIIFLARTPAPRHEDKGDASVSTPTNKKKRKKGKNEADDADDKSKKPRDQKTRKLAFERDKGTCVLTAAPFPQVCHIIPHSAQEHRTEVDEAVKELSALWGPQVGASRALLTEEGYDQPRNITSLNCAFHTFWGKAMVALEPFEVGLFQHSARLSPVANH; from the exons ATGGAGTTGCTCGACCCAGCAATGTTCACACCTTTAGTATGGTCGGCGCTCGCAATGGCTCCTATGGAGCAATTCAGAGACCTTCGCCTGTTTGAGTTCCCCCGTATTCCCGCCATGATGGGGCATCTCAAAGGCTGCCTGCCCGTACTCATGATCATTT TCCTTGCCAGAACCCCGGCTCCGAGACATGAAGATAAGGGTGATGCATCCGTTTCCACTCCTACCAACAAGAAAAAacggaagaagggcaagaatGAGGCGGATGACGCGGATGATAAAAGCAAGAAGCCGCGCGACCAGAAAACCAGAAAACTC GCATTCGAAAGGGACAAGGGTACCTGTGTGTTGACCGCTGCGCCTTTCCCTCAGGTTTGCCACATCATTCCACACAGCGCTCAGGAGCACAGGACAGAGGTAGATGAGGCGGTGAAGGAGCTTTCAGCCCTTTGGGGGCCTCAGGTTGGAGCTTCCCGCGCACTCCTTACTGAGGAAGGCTACGATCAGCCTCGCAACATAACCTCTTTGAACTGTGCGTTCCACACTTTCTGGGGCAAAGCGATGGTGGCCCTGGAGCCATTCGAGGTTGGCCTATTCCAACACTCAGCACGGCTGAGTCCTGTGGCGAATCATTGA